Part of the Gigantopelta aegis isolate Gae_Host chromosome 15, Gae_host_genome, whole genome shotgun sequence genome is shown below.
CCGCCGCACAAaagcacccccccccaaaaaaaaaaaaaataatattaataaaaaaaaaaaaaaaaaaaaaatcaaaaccaataaaacacaagacaaactaaaaaaaagtggtttagttttattttagataacgataacaataattacaaataaagtaATCGTTCTTTCCTTCCAACCAGGTGGCGTTCTTGTTTCAGAAGGGTATTGAGAAGATCCAAACGAGCGAGGAGACACACTTCCTACAAGATGGAGGAGCAATGAAGAAGTAGTAATATCGATTCAAAGTCATAGTTAGACTCAACCAAATGATATCAGTCAGACACTGCTGAACCTCCCCCCCGccctcccaaaaaaaaacaaacaaaaaaacaacaaaacaaacaaacaacaacaacaaatttaattaaaaaaacccaaaaacaacaacaacaacaacaaaaaaccccacacacataaacaacaaaaaaactacaaacaaaaaacaattaaaatggcagtTTAAGAATCCATCTGCAATTTTCTTGATCGTCAATTCGTGCTAACAAATTAGCATCCCTTCCCCTGGCATCAGGCGTGATAAGAGTAATATTTTTCGAGTTTCTTGAGTATATATTGTAGTTGGTTTGCTGTCGTTGGTCACTGACATTGTCTGCAATTTCTCCGCCCTATTGTTCGAGTTCAACCCGATTTGAACAATAGGACGGCAACTTGACCAAGGTAGAAGTAAATGAAATGCTTCGTTTCGTGGGTGACGTAACTTCCGAAGTTCCTCCCGACGACGCAGTGCCATGTTGGGTTGTACTTCTTGTCGAACTCTTTCTTGATGAAGGCGGCAATGTCCTTCTCGATGTTGTACTTCTCCATGGCCTGGGTGGCGCAGTCCACAGCCTCCTGCTGCATGTCTTCGTTCATGTCGGCATTTTTTACCACAGCTTTTCTTTCCGTCATGCTGGAaagaaaaacaagtaaaataaatatcctgAGTACTGTTAAAATCAGCGGGGGCGGCGCAGACTGTACGGCCATGGTCGTAGGCCCtaccacttttcaaagaggtacGGCGTGGCAGTACCACTTTCGtttcttttggtttttgggttagttatatttgttgtatctgtagtagtgtcgtgaaacaaaacaaacactaacccttaattggatacttagtttgttttgtttaacgacacaactagatttattaatcatcggcttttggatgttaaacatttggtaatttagacatatagaggaaacccgctacattttttccattagtagcttgGAATAGCATTTACCACggccagtcgtggagcactcgttagaacgagaaatagcccaataggcccaccaacggagatcgtttctaaaccgaccgcgcaccaagcgaacgctttgccgctgggctacgtctcgtctcAATTAAGGATCGTGTCAGCAATAGGAGGGCCCTTGAAACTTGagagatacgaaaatttgttttctggatacaagcacacaaaaaataacttttatgtCAAACTCAAGGACGTCAATGAAGAAACACTCCCTTCCCACTGGTATATTCAGTCAGTTtctgtcagtcagtcaatcaatcataCTTGCAATTTCAATCCAACAATTGCGTTCTTATATCAGTCTCAAAATGAAAAACGCTGGTCTAGCCACACCCCTTAGCTATATCTCCAGGATAGGATAGGCTCGGTTAACTAGTGGAGAATGTAAGACGAAGTGTGGCTTCGTGATGAATCATTCTCGAGCCCCGCAGGAGCGAATTAATTTTTGTTAGAGTTTTTTTCTGGTTACGAAATCCGCACTTTCCTATGCACTATCCAAcctaatttattattcattaaaagtgTTAACATTAGTGCCTAAGTAATACTGTTGTACATCTTTTATGAAATATTGGGCTAATATAgcaataattatttacaaaaccaggggcaggacgtagcccagtggtaaagcgctcgcttgatgggcagtcagtctggaatcgatccctgtaTGTGGGCTCATTAACTTATTCCTCCCTCTAGCAACTGCAcaacgacttgtatatcaaaggccatgatatgtgccatcctgtctgagggatggcgcatataaaacatgcattgctactaatggaaaaatgtagcaggtttcctctctaggaatatatatcaaaattaccaattgtttgacgtccagtagccgatgattgataaatcaatgtgtgtgtcgttaaacaaaataaacttctgttTTTCAAGTTACGAAACTAATATCCCCAACCGATAAGATCCTTTCGGATCTAACTGGAAtgagtttgtttgatttgtttaacgacaccactacagcacgttgatttattaaacatcggctattggatgtcaaacatatggtcgtttTCACAGTCATAGCGAGGAAACCAGTTACAGtaactgcaagggatcttttatatgcaccatcccagacaggatagcacataccctggcctttgatacaccagccgtggtgcactggctggaacggtcAACTTGAACGATTCGCCAAGTAAAAATCATAGCAGTTTATGTTTGGCATTaagagtaaaaaaaataaagaaagaaatgttttatttaacgacgcactcaacacgttttacttacggttatatggcgtcagaccacacagatattgagaggaaacccgctgtcgtcacttcctgggctactctttccgattagcagcaagggatattttatatgcaccatcccacagacaggatagcacataccacggcctttgatataccagtcttggtgcactggctgtgacgagaaatagcccaatgggcccaccgacggggatcgatcccagaccgaccgcgcatcgagcgagcgctttaccactggcctacgtcccgcccctggcaTTAAGGGTAATACACGTGCTAAACATATTACCTTTGTTTTCCCATACATTATTTAGTATGAATACTTATATAACAATCACTGATATTATTGGAGTGTTCAGGGGGCAGAGCGCTAGCGAACAATTGGAatggtaccatcgtcttctatcatGAACATCCAAATCTATAGTGCGACCGCTTAATTCGCCCGAGgtaatagggtttaacgtgcacattcagaaccgGCTGTTGTAGCGCGCCTATGATG
Proteins encoded:
- the LOC121390037 gene encoding dynein light chain 2, cytoplasmic-like isoform X3; amino-acid sequence: MTERKAVVKNADMNEDMQQEAVDCATQAMEKYNIEKDIAAFIKKEFDKKYNPTWHCVVGRNFGSYVTHETKHFIYFYLGQVAVLLFKSG
- the LOC121390037 gene encoding dynein light chain 2, cytoplasmic-like isoform X2; protein product: MRSLVFCYLHTWLPTLSQLLSVGSRIALLTFTTGWSRKLQDTNMTERKAVVKNADMNEDMQQEAVDCATQAMEKYNIEKDIAAFIKKEFDKKYNPTWHCVVGRNFGSYVTHETKHFIYFYLGQVAVLLFKSG